The genomic segment CCCTTGAAAAAGCATCTTCAAACATAAAGTATATTTTTAGACAAGCCAGCCTCCTCTGCAACTAGGACTTCTGCTTTAGGAAATCTTTGTATGTTTCTTAGGAACTGCAGTGTGATGTGTCTGTTGAGGAAGACAACAGGCAAGAATGGACCTTCACACTGTATGATTTCGACAACAATGGCAGAGTCACCCGTGAGGTAAGTAAAGTTACACCTTCCAGGTCTATGTATGGTGCTTGTTTACATTCACAAATACAAGGTATTTTCTGCATTGTGCTGCTTTTTGGAGTCAGAAACCTGGAGAGGATGAATTTTACATATTGATTTTCTTTAGGCCCACTGATTCATTTGCTGTAGGCTTTCAGATAAATCTATGCAGCTCACTCATCCATTATGGAATGATTTTGATATacatatttgaaacatttttcataGGTACTGAAAATGACCTGCATTTAGCAATGCTGTGGGTCCTAAGATCTTTTTCTCCTCAGCTAACCTAAGCAGGAGACTTCCTTCTCAAATGCATGTGTATACCAGATGGCAACAGCTTATCatatggatggactcagtttgaATAGCATTGCACTGGGGGTGAACTGGAAGATCTGCCTGTAGCATTAATTTGATCTGTGGATCAAACCCTCCTCCACAGAATTGGTCCATGTGTGTTGAAGGACTTGCCTGCATTTGCAACTCTGGATGGATGTGAACCAACTTTTTTTGTTGTCCTGGTTTTAGAATCTTTGCAATTTCTTTGCTGGTTTTGCTTTTTCACTCGGCATTGTTTAATGTCAAGGATTAGCACTGTGTATGTGTGGGTTTAAGAGACATTTTAAAAGTGTGTGTTTGGAAAGGGATAAACATCTGAAACAAATTATTCTTTAAACAGAGTGTCAAGACCACACTTTGCAAATACGAAATTCTTTTTGGCTCTTCAATTGCTGTTAGAACCAAACCAATAAAATAGCAAGTGTGGTCTTTGAAAGTCTGTTCAGCTGGATTGACTGATAATCATATTTATTGGCATGGAGGAGAGATCTGGACTGCCATTTTGGTTGAATTATATTCTCTTAAATTAGAAATCTGCAAAATATACCCAGTGTCTTTCACTACAACAGATGAGGGCAACATTTACTTATCATGTATTTATTGAACACATTGGTAATACCATCCAGTTATAGCATGTGCTAAAGAGCCTTGAGTATCAATAAAGTATCAAAATGTAGGAGTCAGctattaaattgatttaaatagaATGTAAAAGATTAGTAATGCCCCATTAACAATGCTACTTTAAATGTGCCCAATTGCCCTCAAACTAAGCCCATATAAAGATTTAACAAATGAATTATGGCATAAATGTTCAAAAGCTCAATCTATAATAAAATTGTAAGTCATTAAGATAACACAAGAGTATTTGTTGCAAAATTGTCTTTCCTTTCTGCATTTAGTCCAAGCTACTTTGGGCTACATTCCTAAGGACTCTTATATGGGAGAAAATCCTGTTGAGAATAATATTACAGGTAGACCGTGCtgaatgactgccctgtttagcaaccattcaaagttacaacagcactgaaaaagtaactttatgaccggcCTCGTACTTATGGCCCCGCACTTAtagctgtcgcagcatccctgcggtcatgtgattgccatttgtgcacttcacaaccagcttctgagaagcagagtcaatggagaagctggcagtgaaatcacaagttgcagtcagatgatatcttgcttaacaactgcagtggaagtgaggtcataagtctcacttaacaaccgtgggtgatttgtttaatgaccgcagCAGAAGTGAgggcattgcttagtgacagagttgctagtcccaattgtggttgtttaagtgaggactacctgtatttttggGTTGCACTTTTAATTGCTGGTGGGTTATTCCTGTGCTCCCATCTTTTTGCATGCAACCTCTCAAAGTTTTTGGGAACAGGGAAATCATGCCTAGATCTGGGTTTGAGCCCTAATCTGTAGCGGTATAGCCTTAGTAGCTTTTTCAAATGCAGCAAGATTTCTGAACGACCTCTGCCTGtacagtaaaaatgacattagtGTAATGTAATTATTATATGTGTTGCAAGATTAGGGACATCCTTATAAACATGGTGCAGTTGGGGCCAGAGAATGGTTTCCACCATAAAATACAATTCATAAGTTCTGATCTTGAAAGGAGCTGTAGGATTAGTTTGAATAAGTCAAATTATGGTTGAAGGCCTGGGTACAGCACCTTACAGGAGAATCATTGTAGGCCTCTGTTTGTTGACGGCATGACATGGTTGTGTGTACTGTTGTGAAAGTAGAATGAGCCACACTCAAACATATTCACTCCATGTGCCATAAAAAAACTTTCTGGGTTATGATGGTAATATGAAGCTCATTTCAATTTCCAGTCGTGCTTTAAAAAGGCCCCTAAATTGGAAACTAGTACATAGCAGCGAGCAACGTAAGACGCAAGGCATAAGACTTTACAAAGTGTAAGACTTTGCTGAACCTTATATGCGATTATACATTTAGAAGAGGCACTTCCACGAGCCACAGAATGCATTAATCTTTCAGACCAAGCTCTGGGGACATGCTCAGCGTTTTCAGGTTGTTCCATTAGTCTGGACTTAACCCTGCATTTGAAACAGCAGACCTACTCTATTCTTGGAGTTGCTTCTCTTCCTCTGTCGTGCCTTGTCTGTAGGGTGTTTCATTTTGGTAGTGTGTTATATAGACAATCGTGTGTCTAGATTAGTTTCACACAATGACGAGGTGAGAACACAGAATACCTGTGGATTCAGCAAGTCCCATGGGGAACAGAAATTTCCTCTGCTTGGAGAGCAGCAAAGCTTAGCCAAGTGTGAAGTGTGTTATTTCTGAGGTGGTGACATAGAAAGCAAACTGGTATTTCAGAGAGAAATGTGTTGCCCATGGGTTGTTACAAATCCTGAGTGTTGTTCTTTGTGAATAACTTAGTGGGATGCCCAATAGCTTTAAGGCCTTTCTTGAAGAGGTCTGTGTTAATAGAGCTTCTGAGAGGTGAAGAGAGGTACCAAGGggatatgaaagaaagaaaaaacgaGTGCAGAAATACAGCCCCTGCTCCAAGCACTATAGATTTGTGCTGCATCCTTTCCCCCACGTatattcaagtttttttttatttttatgggtttAAGCTATCAAAAGACTTTggataagaaagagaaaatccaGCTGTTGTGTTTGAAGTTAAGACTGAAGAAAGGTGTCTCTGGAATAGATGAATACTAACGTAATAGCAAAACTATAATTATATTAGATGGGAATTCATGTATAGCTGGAATTGCTTTTCACTTCAGTTACAATTCACAGCATTTTGAAACACGGGGAGGCTTTTAATTAGCCTGCCTTATTAAGCTTGAAGGTTTTACATCTTAAAAAGCCATTTGCTTTTTAAACGTTAAAGGTTGGTATTTTTCAGGGTGGGTTTATGCTGAACTGTTAAGGTGGTTAGATTAGATTGttaccagtttttaaaatttaccaGGATTTCTTAGGACATCAAACGCTCATAACGAGCAGTTGTGAAGCGAGAGAACCTACCCTGATTTAATGCCAATGAAACTTGGGgttacttatatttatttatttatttatatttatttatatttatttaacaaatttgtcaccgcccatctcctcccaccagagggactctgggcagtttacaatgaaataataaaacaataaacatacaatataatttataatacatAACAATACggtatataaacaaacaataaatataggtaaaaataaaatctagatggcaaatgatctaattcagtccttgtatGTGATGAGCAACTTAGGGCACTAGCTATCCCCAAGTGTGACTATTCCCCTCCTCACCCCAGGTCAGGTGGGAGATTtctctggaaggccgggagcgaaggggctaacctcacctccagaggtaggatgttccagagggcgggagctactgcagagaaggaccacctcctggaccccgccagatggaattctcttaccaacggtgTCCACAAtacgccctctctgcatgaacaaACTTCTCTGCAGCAACTTGCTAGTTATTAAAATTACATAGAAAATGCACTGAACACACTTTTCTCAATTGCTGTGTTACAGCAAtagtgacatttatttatttatttctcacatttcttcaccgcccatcttgccaagtgactctgggtggtttacaattcagttaaaataacaagaggttaaaataataaaaacaagtgcatcataaaaatataaatataaaatatctagGTATAGTATAGGTACTGCCTTCCTGCAATGCACTAAGATTTGAAAAGAATGGCTTGCAATGTGGCTGAATTCACACCTCCATCAAAGCCATGATTGGCTTGACCATGATTTGCTGACTAATGCATCATTAACTGGGCTTCTACATGACACGGAAGTATGACCCAGGACTTATAAGTGATAGCAGCCACCACCTGCTAAGCCAGAATTGTTGTATGATTCCAGccaaaaagaagagaaggggtAAATAGACACATTCTGGTTTGTACAATTTGGGGGTGAGAGAGACAGCCGGCAGCAACAGGAGTGTGCTGAGAGGCTGGTCATCTTGTCTCTCCCTCTGCAAATTAGTTAGTTAGCTGATACAGACTATGTGAATAGAATAGAGTGgaattttggaaaatatttaaaataaactcacAGGTGCCTGATTTTGTAACAAAATTTGTTCTTTGTTGGTTGATTGTTCCATCGTGTAGTAAAACAAGTTCTCATGAGTACATTAATAGGTATGATTCGTCCTTTTAAGGAGGCAAATGTATATCGGGGATATAAATATGGTTCCTTCACTTGAGAATTGTCTTATATCCTGATACCTGGAACAGTTTGGGTGCAAATTAACTGATCACAAAGTTGCTCTGTAATAGTAATTTTACAACAATTGGCTATATTCTGCCTTCTTGGAAATCCACCTTTGTTTGAGCTGCTGTGATATTACACAATACTTATAGCTCTTTGAATTGTATGTGTGGGACTTTAGAGTGTTGATAAGAAGTACTGTTTCTGTAAAGGAAATAAGGAATGAATTCTGGCAGATAGTGAGAACACGTCGTTACTGGTGtttacacatttattttcttctgcctCTAGGATATTACAAGCCTGCTTCATACCATCTATGAAGTCGTTGATGCTTCAGTAAATCATTCACCCAACTCTAGTAAAACCTTGAGGGTTAAGCTCACTGTGGCTCCAGATGGGagccagaagaagaaaagtaTCATGCTGAATCATGCTGGTAAGGTTTGGTTTAggcatttcttcctcctccaaatAAAGTATCAGTGAACATAGGATTTTTCTTATACCAGGTGAGATTTTTCAGCCCAGTTTGCACATAACACCAAGCCATAGTATGATTTGTTCATTTTGGGTTTCACCTGATAGGTCCTGTTACAGCTTATTGCAAGCCAGgacagtacaggtaatcctcgcttaatgagaacaattgggactggcatttttgttgctaagcgaggcggtcattaagcaaatctggcctgattttacaactgtttttgtggtggtcattaagcaaatcagcagttccccactgattttgcttgccagaagctggctgggaatgttgaaaatggcagtcaggTGACTGCAGGATGTTGCAACAgctgtaaatgcaaaccagtttccaagtgcccaaatcgcaatcacgtgactgcaggggcgctgtgacagtcataagtatgagggccagtcataagtcgtttttcccgagcactgtcgtaagtctgaactgttgctaaatgaatggtcattaagtgaggactacctatggtttgttgaacaatcTATTAGTTAAGCAATCCTGGCTTAGTATTATGTGGAAATTGGGTTAATGCAAGTACATTGAAAAGTTTGCTTAGTGAAATGGACTGAGTTCTCCAATCTATCCCATTGAAAATATTGGCACAATTAAGCTTTTGGTTTTATTGCTTTCTCTTGCCAAGGTTTCTTTTAACACCTCTTTCCTGGTTGCACTTCTTAACTTCAGCCAATCTCTTTTTTTGCTCCTCTAAAATTGGAGAACATTTCTAAAATGTATGCTGGATCTTTCCCTTCCTTAAAAGATAAATAGATGCAAAGAAATGCAGCTGTCTATTTTTCACCAAGAGTAGATGTGCCCTGTTTAATTAGACTGCGCCAGAAAATCAACAAGAAGAGAGGAAATAACCATTTGTCTTTCTCATTCCCCTctcctctctgtgtgtgtgtgtgtgttgtggaaGCAGATCTTCAAAGCTCAAGGCATCGAACAGAGAGCAAAGCTGGTGAAGAAGCAAGAAGTTGTGAGAAGAAGCCAAGAGGTTCCCTCAGGTAAATTGGAGCAAATGTTTTATCTCTCTCTGAGGCAATAACATGCAAGATAGCCTTGGATTTAAGGATTCAGTTTAGCATTTCTGGAAACAGAGAGTTCTTTCAAACAATGCAGTGCCCAAGGTCTGTTTCCCTGTAGGGTGGTCCCACATCAACGTGGTAAGGTTCAGAAGCTTGGGATCATGAGGGTTGGACCTGCCTAACGGGGACTTCAAATTGAAGTATCCTCCTCCTGGCTAGGTGAGAAATGGGTCAGGtgcaacaagaacaacaataagAACAACGAAACAGCTGAATTAAAAAGCTTTATTTCCGCTGCACTAAAACTACGTGTTATTAAGAGCACGTTGCGTGTGCCCATATTCTTCATCTCTTGCTTCAAAAGCCCCATCACTAGCTTGTGAACTAGTACCGAAAGCAACACGGATACTCTTTTTATAACTGGCGATGGCTCTGCTTTAATTGCATTACTCCCCTGTTAGCCATTTTGGTAGCTAAGAGTACCATATTTATTTGTATGGTGTTCAACAAACTAGTAACAGATTGGGTAAATGAGAACTTCCAGGTGGTGGGATGGAAAAGGGTCAATCTCCCTTTCTCATCATTAAGGTCCCAAGCCATATCATGGTCCTCTCGTTTCCTGGTGGCTCCATTTGCCTTAAAGCACACACTTGCACCCAGACCAACGATCTACACCTGAAACTGACCACTATCTTGCCATGTTCATTTGTGTACTTAAAGTAGGCTAAGAAATGATCCTTTATCCTGACTAATCATCTTACAGtcacaaaaaaatgaaatgggattGAGTAGACAAACAACAATAATATCTGAGGACCAGTCCTCAGGGATGTCAGGATCCTAGTTTCTCCGTATGCCACAATTTGACCAACGGTTGTTGGGGAAGAGGCAAATGATGATGAATTCCACTTCTTAGGAATGCTAAAATACTAATCTTTTTGCCTTCAAACCAGCAGAAAGGCTCACAAACCTGCAACGTGAGTTTTCTTAGGGAAAATTGGTATGTCATGAGGATAAAATGGCTGTTCTCTCTAACCATTTGAAGAATATCAAAAATTTCAATTTTGaaagtgttgattttttttttaagttgcttgGGATTCCTTTCCTCCCTAGGGAAACTCAGGAGTACATCCATTTCCAATATTGTAGACAGCAGTGGTCTCTTTTATACCCAGCTGCAAGTATCACTCTCCAGCCTTGGATATGTGAGATAAAACAGGGCTATTTGAAATTGTGTCTCCCAGAAGGATTGTGTCATATTATTTAGAAGGATCTTGTCTCTCCTTGTTCCCCCCAAAGAACCCACATCTTGTCATGTCATCTGCAAGGGCTAGCAAAAAGCAGAGTCTGGCTAAGATTTGACTCAGAATCTTGCCTTTTGATCTGACTTCTTGATGTACATTGAAGTTGATCTCTGTGTTAGTCTTAGCAgactttatgaaaaataaaactgcccccccaaaacaagGAACAGTGAACATCACAGCTGAACTTCCCTCTTGCTACTGATAGGTGTGAAATGAATTGAAATGTTAGGATTTTAATTAAAGAAGAGCAGCAAATACAAACCCAAATGATTACCGAGCTTCTGCAAAATAGCCAGGCTGCAAAGATTTTGCAGTGAAGAAGCTCTCTAGGTCCAGCATGGCATAAGAGCAAGATAATAATTTGGTAGTTCTGAGCTGGAAAGGGAGCTAGATATAGGGATCCAGCAGTTGtgccagcttttaaaaaatactgctaCTCTATCACCACCATAAAATTAGGAGTGTGTTCTAATGGCCATGTTGGGTGTGGCTGGTCACAAAACACCACTTTACCAGGCCGATGGGTGAGGTTGCTCCTGTAGAGAGTAAAGGGGGTAATCTTGACAggaatatgcaagaactgttacctagcaGAGAGGTCTGGAACATTCTTTAAGTTCTGGGAAGCAAGATAGTATTCAGAAGCAACTCAGGCTGGGGTGTAAGAAAGAGGGGAGGGATACATTATCAGACCTGCAAGCTTCTGTTGTCATAGCCCATCACATTAAGtaaagttctagtcttcctgtggatttGATTTTCTGTCTCTagtagggttggcatgctctaCCAACCAGAGATATCCCACCTCCAGCtttactttgctttttttctcGGCTGGTGTTCACATTTTCAAACAAAGCTTTGGACTGCAGCCACCcactctttttattttctaaaagggCTCTGGAACTGATATGTAAATAAAGACAGTGTTAAAGATTATGGCATTGCTTTGCAGCAAGCTGGCTCtggttttattattacatttaattaaaaatgatacAGGGAAGCCTCTTTCAAGCCCAGCTTTATTGTCCCCTCTGGGCTTTCTTGACTTCCCAGGGTAGCTTCAACCTTGATTTTCCCTGGTAGTTTCTCACCCAAGGACTAACCAAGCCTGTTTGCTGCTCAGCTCAACCCAGGTCAGCTAGCTGCTGTCACCCGTTGAGGTTTTCAATttaaagtcctttaaaaaaaattaaaagttacgGGAAATAGGGAGGGTGGTCTCTCTGGAACTCTAAGCCGTCTCTGAATGCTCTTGCTCTTCAGATTGCCACATCAAGGTATCTTCCAGCTTTCCTCCTACAAATCCTATCAAGTTGAGATGTCAGAAGCTGAACTTGGAAGTTTTCTGCACAGAAAGCCTGTTGCTCTGCCAACAAATATAGAACTGTGTAAAAATGTCTGGAATGGGGAGTTTTGTGAAGTCTTATTCCTTTTGTGTGCTTTTGCCTTTTGTAAGAGTTGATTACTTCAGCATGAGGCTTACTCTTTAAATGCATTCACCAGCATGGCAGCGTGAAAATAATACGCATCTTGTCATTTGTGAATAGGTACCATCATGGTGAATCTAAGCCTGAATCGAATGGGTGCTATCATCACTGTGTTGATGAAAACATTGAAAGGAGGAACCACTACTTAGATCTTGCAGGAATAGAAAACTACACATCGAAATTTGGGCCAGGTGTGTTGGACCCACGCCTTGAAAATAACTCAAGATCCTATTACCTTTTTGTCTTTTGAAATGGGACCTTTCAAAAGTCCAATGCTTTACTTGGACAGTGGGTCATGCTGGGCATGCAGAGATTGTGATGTGTTTTGAGACTTGCAGCAATGGTACTGGAATAGGATTGAACAGATTAAGTGTGGAGGTGTCAGCTGGTACAGGACAGTTTTGCTTATCTGTTGTTTTCCAGAAGAGTTTTGTagaaggcagagggaatggccttgaaggacaggaggaagagccgttgccaaggcaatggtcagataagaggggcttgagcctgatccaagaaactaatttgagaaaacatctcaggcaagccccttcctagttcacactaaagtgagggagggggaagaacattcagccttgcaagattctgttactatagttggtttgtttgttttctatcctgcctttattatttttataaataactcaaggcggtgaacatacttaatgctccttcctcctcctactttccccacaacaacaatcctgtgaggtgagttgggccgagagagagtgactggcccagggtcacccagcttactttcatgcctaaggcgggactagaactctcaatctcctggtttctagcctggcgccttcaccactagactaaactggttCTAGCTGTGACAATAAAAGTCGTCCTGAACTATgcggcattggtttcttagtctggtctaccgtGTAGGGCTGACAGCTTGGAATACCATTCCCCTGATTTCTAGTTAGCATACTTAAAGTGAAGTAGCTTTGGATCACATACAGCAGAGGAAGGTGACCTTTGAGCCATTGGGGGCTGCTACTCGATTCTTGGTGTCACTGGAAGGAGTATGGCACCATGTGGCTTGTTTGAAGGGAGGGTTAAAGGTGGGAGCAGAAGGTCTCATCCTGGAGACAGCTCTCTTCCCTTTCCATCTTGGACGATCAACCCAAACTTCATAAACCAGTCCACCACTTTGGCAACAAAGCGACTAAATTTTAGCAATGTCATTCAGGACTTTGGGCAGGCTAAAGATGGAAATGAGACTTGCCTCCAGTCGCTCTGATTCCTCAGgccacttttgaaaaaaaaaattgttttgtccCAGATCTGCCATTTTGCAGCTAGATTTCAGCAATGCAAGGTTGGGGTGCTGTGGAACTCCACGCATCCTGGTACTCATGGCTTTTCCAGCCTTATTTTTACTGTAGAACGAAAACTAGTTCTCTGTTAGAGGTTTGCAACCAGGCCAGATTTTACTGCTGAATCCACTGTACCCTTGGATGAATTGTTAGCACTGCAtgcaaaattgtattttaatgatcaGGATTGTCATTTCAATTAAAGTAAGTTAATTAAGCAGCGCCATGTGAAAAACAGccatgtgtgtctctgtgttatTATAAACACACAAAACCCATACATATACGTACGTATTGCTTCCTTTGGTTTTAGATGAAGCATAACACAAGGTCTCAGAAGAGATATTCCTCTCTTTCTCAAAACCGACATTTTTAGGAGTGTGCTAAGCAGAATTTGTTTAAATGCAGTCAGTTAATCAAGGGTACTTTTTAACTTGCCCTTGGTCAGAATGCTCATATTTAATCTAGCAGACTCATCAGTTTCAGGAACTACCCTGTGACTCATTTTAAAAGTGATACAGAATGCAACTGCTAATCGTCAGAAATCTGGTGTTTTGTCTCCCCACACTCCTTTATGTCTAGGTCTTCCAGGTTAAGTCCATAGAAGGAATAGATGAACACAATTTGTCTCTCTTTAGCAATGGTAAAATTGTTGCTGTACTCACTGCAGTGGTAGTTAAGGCAGTGGCTACGTCTGTGAAATCAGTGGGAATACACTTGCTCAGATATGTGTAGGATTGCCCTGGAActgttacttacttatttttatgtCTCAGATTTGTACTACTATTTGTACTGTTTGGTGATCTTCTGTTGTTTCTTAGGCTCTCCACCGGTAGCTCAGAAGCACAATCCAACCATTCGGGTTGCCAATCAAACAAGATCCCGTTCACACGAGCCAGAGGTCTTTCACGCCCACCAGCGGAGGTCACCTGTGGTGGATCCGGTTCATATCAACTTAATGGAAGCTTCATATGCAAAGCTTGCAGAAATCAAGCAGAGGCTGCGGAGTCAAGATGCCAGCAGGCATTTTGTAAAGTCTCCCAAGACTCAAAGCAAAAATACAGCTTCTGTTCACACCGGAAGGGCTATGAGGAGTAAACCCATCCAAGGGGTATCTGTACCCTTGGCTTCCCCTACTCCGCAGATAGGCCAAAATCTACCTTACCACCCCATTCAGCCTCATCAGACTTACAAGAAACATAAGCAGAGGGCAAAAGAGACTCACCAGTTGTGCAAAACCTTCCAAGCTCCTGGGACAGTTGTGGAAAAAGAGCATGTCAGAGATCTGCCTGCTGTCATCTTATATGAAGGTCAGGTTGGGCAGATGATCCAGAGACATGAGCACCACCACCATCACGAGCACCACCACCACTATCACCACTTCTACCAGACATGAACTGgacctccccttccctctcccttGGGAAACTGTCCCACATGAAGGAAGCGTGTTGTGGCCTCTTGGGAAAAGATTGGTGTTGTCCTTATTCATGTTAGTATTGTTGCTATAACATTAATATTCTGCTAAAGCTATTTTAGAACT from the Candoia aspera isolate rCanAsp1 chromosome 11, rCanAsp1.hap2, whole genome shotgun sequence genome contains:
- the NKD1 gene encoding protein naked cuticle homolog 1 — protein: MGKLHSKHAAACKPRENPEGDSFAVNASLARKGLEEWQANPKASGGGGDSGLEIPQGCPHRALGKLSGPREAAGEIFREALENEHFHLEVALPPEKTEGACSGDEKKTEKEADTRTNAKKQLKFEELQCDVSVEEDNRQEWTFTLYDFDNNGRVTREDITSLLHTIYEVVDASVNHSPNSSKTLRVKLTVAPDGSQKKKSIMLNHADLQSSRHRTESKAGEEARSCEKKPRGSLRYHHGESKPESNGCYHHCVDENIERRNHYLDLAGIENYTSKFGPGSPPVAQKHNPTIRVANQTRSRSHEPEVFHAHQRRSPVVDPVHINLMEASYAKLAEIKQRLRSQDASRHFVKSPKTQSKNTASVHTGRAMRSKPIQGVSVPLASPTPQIGQNLPYHPIQPHQTYKKHKQRAKETHQLCKTFQAPGTVVEKEHVRDLPAVILYEGQVGQMIQRHEHHHHHEHHHHYHHFYQT